DNA from Helcococcus ovis:
TCTTTGTTATTAAAATAAATAATAAAGTACCAATCCCATTCATCAATAAAACAATACCTGGATTAATACCAAAAATAATAGGAACTAAAATAGACGCTCCAAACATTGCAAATGTATGTTGTAATGAAAGTGGTAATAATAATTTTCCAGGAACTTTTTCTTCGATTTGATAAATGTGTTTCTTGTTTTTCATATATCCTCCTAAAATTTCACTGTGAATAACTTTACTATAGATTAAAATAAATGTCAATATATTTTTGAACGGTCTCTTAAATTTATATTTTAGTAATAAGAATTGGTGGTATTGTCATATTTTTCATTTCTTTTTATGATTTTCACTTTTTGAAGGGTATATCTGAAATTTCAATGTAAAAAAGCTATTACAAAATAATATTATTAATTATTTTGCAATAGCTCGTAAATTAAATTATTTTAAATATAAGACAACAGGGCAGTGGTCTGATCCTAATTGCTCCATATGAATACTTGCATCTAGTAGTCTATCTTCAAAATCCTTACTTACTACAAAGTAGTCAATTCTCCAACCGATATTTCTCTCTCTTGCCTTTGTGATATATGACCACCATGTGTACATATCAGTAATATCAGGATAAAAATATCTATATGTGTCGATGAATCCTGCATTTAACAATTCGGTAAATTTATTTCTTTCCTCATCTGTAAAACCGGCATTTTTACGATTAGATTTTGGATTTGCAAGGTCGATTTCTTTATGAGCAACATTTAAATCACCGCATAAAATAACGGGTTTAGTTTTGTTAAGATTTAATAAATATTCCCTAAAATCATCTTCCCATTTTTGTCTGTAATCTAATCTGAGTAATCCTCTTTTTGAATTTGGTGTGTAACAGGTTACCATATAAAAATCCTCAAATTCTAAAGTGATAACTCTACCCTCTTTATCGTGTTCTTCGATACCTATACCATATGATTCACTTAAAGGTTTTTCTTTTGTGAATATTGCTGTACCGGAATATCCTTTTTTTTCTGCATAGTTGTAGTATTCAAAATATTCTGGTAGGTCCAGTTTTAATTGACCTTCAGACATTTTTATTTCCTGCAAACAAAGAATATCTGGATTTTCTTGATTTACATAATCCATAAATCCTTTGTTCATAACAGCTCTCAGTCCATTAACATTCCATGAAATTAACTTCATTTATTCTCCTTACGTTTTTTTTCAATAGCTTTTTGATATATATCTAATAATATCTTAGCCTGATTTAAATGATCATTTTCTATAGAATATTTTAACACATTTTGTTTTAATTTTTCAGCTTCTTCATTACTTAAACTTAAAATTTTGTTAAAAATTTTATTGAAATCTTCATAGCTATCCCATTGATACCCATTAATACCTTTTTTTATTTGATCTTTATTAGGTTTATCAAGTTTAATAATTGCAGGTAGTCCACAGGCCATTGCCTCAAGCATTGAAATTGAGTGCATCTCTGAAAGTGAAGCTGTTGTATAGTAATCCATTGCATGCAAATATTTAGAAATTTCAGTATTTGGCACCGAACCAACTAAAATAATTTTATTTTCAAAATTATTTTTTATAATTTGTTTTTGTATTTCTTCAAATTGTGGTCCATTACCAATGATAAATAATTTAGCTTTTTCTTCCGGGAAATCAGATTTTATCCAATTATTTATTAATTCCTTAATATTTTTTTCATCACCAATTCTACCTACAAATACAAATGCTTTTGCATCATCATTTAGATTATATTTTTCTCTAAATTTTACTCTAAAATTCTTTGTTTCTTCAGTTTCCCTAAAATTCTCAAACTCTACTGCATTATCAATAACTACTACTTTTTTGTTAATACCTTGTCTATCCATATAGCATTGAGCTTTAGGAGATGGACTCGTAACAACGTCAGCTTTTTTATAAAATTTTCTAAAATACTTATCAGATATTTTTTTTGAAAATTCTTCAAAATATTTTAATCCAACGTAGAATAAAAATCTGTCATATTCTGTATGTAAAGTATAAATTGCAGGAATATTGAGCTTTTTTGCAACTCTTAAACCAGTAGCTCCAATTGCGAATTCATTTTGAATATGGACTACATCCGGCTTAAATTCTTTAGCTATTTTTATTCTTGAAAAATGTATAGGTAATGCAATTCTATAATTATATATTTTCTTTAGCATAATACCTGGTACATAAACAACATTATCCTTAAATTCAATTTTAGTTTGTTTTTCTGAACCTACGGTAATTACCATTACTTCGTGCCCCAATTTTTCGTATGTGTCTTTTAAGATTTTCGTTTGTGTTGCCACACCGTTTATATACGGTGGATAAGTTTCTGTGAAAATTGCTATTTTCATACATACCTCCATGTTTAATTTAGATTATATCACATAATTGCAATTAGCGAATTATATTTCTATTTTGTAACATTGTAGTATATAATAAAATAAAAACATTTAGGAGAAATAATATGATTTTAGAAATCAAAAATAACTTTAATATTGCTGAAATTGACACGTTTGGTTCATATCTAAATCTATTAAAATTTGATGAAATAGATATCATATTTCCAAAGCAAGAAATTTTGGAAGGAAATGATAAAAAAATTAGAGGCGGGTCACACGTTTGTTTACCACATTTTGGAGCAAGTGATAAAGTAGGAATGGATAGACATGGTTTTGGAAGAAGCTCGGAATGGGAAGTAGTAGAATTAAGAGAAAATTATTTAAAACTTCAATTGGTAAAAAATATAAAACAATGGGAAAATTTAATTTCTACAATGGAGTATATACTTTTGGATAATTTTTTAGAAATCAGATTAGTAGTTAAAAATATCGGAAAAGAATCCTTATTTGTAAGTCCTGCATTTCATCCATATTTTAAGTATGAATCCGAAAATGAAATTTACATTAACGGGGAAAAATTTGATTTTAATTTAGAAAAATTACAAAACACTATATTTTATGGTAAAGTTAATACCTTAAAAACATCAAATTATGAAATAGTATTTGAAGATAAAAAACTTTCAAAATATGTTTTATGGACAAATGGAACTGATAAATACTTATGTGTAGAACCAACATTTAATTTTCAAGCTTTAGCAGACGATAAAGAATTATGTGAAATTAAACCTGAATCCGAAACTGAATTTTTATTTAAGATAATTAAACGATAATAAGATATTTTCTATTATACTTATTTTGTATAAACGAAAAATTGATTGCTTTTAAAATGAAAATTCAATTATTGTAACTCATTTTGCTTAAACGAAAAATTGATTGATTTTGACTGTATAATTTTGGGTATAACCATTTAATATATGCTGTTAAAATGTAATTTTATGTGTCCAGCTTATAGGTAGTAGTTTATATAAAAAAATAAAGAGCAGCACTTAGATATATCTTTAAACCAAAAAGGTGCCCGAGAATACTTGTTCTAAGTGAGTGTCTCTTTATTTTTTATTAATATTTGTATATGTTCAGTAATATAAATATGTTTATTTTACTAACATCTTTGCTAAAACGTGAGGATTACCACAACCTGTTGTTAAAACTAAATCATTATCAGTTATTTCTGATTGTAAATATTCTTTCGCAGATTCAAAATCCGGAATATATTTTGCGTTAACACCATTTTTCAATAATTTTTCGACTAAATCTTTTGAATGTATTGTTGGGTCAAATTCTTCTCTAGCCGGGAATATATCTGTGACGATTACTTCTTTTGAATTATAGAATGAATCGGCAAATTCATCTAATAGTGCTTTAGTTCTTGAAAAAGTATGCGGTTGAAAAACTGTAATTATATTTTTTTCAGAGAATGCATCTATTGTTTTTAGTGTTGTTTGGATTTCGACCGGATGGTGACCGTAATCAGTCATGATAATAGCTCCATTGTATGTCCCAATGGTTTCCATTCTTCTATGAAGTGATTTATATTTTTTTATACCATCTTTAACGTCTGAAAGTTTTACATTGTTTTCATATGAAGCTATTATGGCGGCGATTGCGTTGTAAATATTATGAATCCCGGAAACATTAAGTTCAAATTCTTCAATTGAACCATCTTTCATATTTAGTTTAAATTTGGAATGACCAATCTCATTGTATTCAACGTGTTCTAAATAATAATCAGCTGATTTATTGTGTAGACCAAAAGTAATTACCTGTCCTTTCACGTGTTCTAGAAGTCTATGTGTATTTTCATCATCTATATTTATAATTGCTTTAGAATTTTCGTCTAGG
Protein-coding regions in this window:
- a CDS encoding exodeoxyribonuclease III gives rise to the protein MKLISWNVNGLRAVMNKGFMDYVNQENPDILCLQEIKMSEGQLKLDLPEYFEYYNYAEKKGYSGTAIFTKEKPLSESYGIGIEEHDKEGRVITLEFEDFYMVTCYTPNSKRGLLRLDYRQKWEDDFREYLLNLNKTKPVILCGDLNVAHKEIDLANPKSNRKNAGFTDEERNKFTELLNAGFIDTYRYFYPDITDMYTWWSYITKARERNIGWRIDYFVVSKDFEDRLLDASIHMEQLGSDHCPVVLYLK
- a CDS encoding glycosyltransferase: MKIAIFTETYPPYINGVATQTKILKDTYEKLGHEVMVITVGSEKQTKIEFKDNVVYVPGIMLKKIYNYRIALPIHFSRIKIAKEFKPDVVHIQNEFAIGATGLRVAKKLNIPAIYTLHTEYDRFLFYVGLKYFEEFSKKISDKYFRKFYKKADVVTSPSPKAQCYMDRQGINKKVVVIDNAVEFENFRETEETKNFRVKFREKYNLNDDAKAFVFVGRIGDEKNIKELINNWIKSDFPEEKAKLFIIGNGPQFEEIQKQIIKNNFENKIILVGSVPNTEISKYLHAMDYYTTASLSEMHSISMLEAMACGLPAIIKLDKPNKDQIKKGINGYQWDSYEDFNKIFNKILSLSNEEAEKLKQNVLKYSIENDHLNQAKILLDIYQKAIEKKRKENK
- a CDS encoding aldose epimerase family protein → MILEIKNNFNIAEIDTFGSYLNLLKFDEIDIIFPKQEILEGNDKKIRGGSHVCLPHFGASDKVGMDRHGFGRSSEWEVVELRENYLKLQLVKNIKQWENLISTMEYILLDNFLEIRLVVKNIGKESLFVSPAFHPYFKYESENEIYINGEKFDFNLEKLQNTIFYGKVNTLKTSNYEIVFEDKKLSKYVLWTNGTDKYLCVEPTFNFQALADDKELCEIKPESETEFLFKIIKR
- the murC gene encoding UDP-N-acetylmuramate--L-alanine ligase, which translates into the protein MFNFNLEEKKYKKIHFIGIGGVSMSGIALLLKIKGYDISGSDRDNSDYLKTLRENNIKIFIGQKKENITNQDLFIYTDAIPQYNEELIAAKNTGKEVISRGVFLGALMRNYKRSIAISGSHGKSTTTSMIAKILVNSDNDASILLGGILDEIEGNVKIGNSDILLSEACEFKGNILNYYPSTVVILNIDEDHLDYYKDLNHIVETFIGYMKNLDENSKAIINIDDENTHRLLEHVKGQVITFGLHNKSADYYLEHVEYNEIGHSKFKLNMKDGSIEEFELNVSGIHNIYNAIAAIIASYENNVKLSDVKDGIKKYKSLHRRMETIGTYNGAIIMTDYGHHPVEIQTTLKTIDAFSEKNIITVFQPHTFSRTKALLDEFADSFYNSKEVIVTDIFPAREEFDPTIHSKDLVEKLLKNGVNAKYIPDFESAKEYLQSEITDNDLVLTTGCGNPHVLAKMLVK